One segment of Malassezia restricta chromosome V, complete sequence DNA contains the following:
- a CDS encoding RNA polymerase II-associated protein 1, whose amino-acid sequence MSHHEQIRPRVADMRDMDGDQPWVDWPPAARAVRTKPPAVSRPGETPREEAAAPRPIMGEIRERDSSSGHSHPAPPGKRISAFRRSRMERAAAPHTPQVAHPVPPCPRDPSRDPGGGAAPEAMTSLLQDISHENEERIASMSYETRAEELRDAEAFFGQDTLAKLAERMEQSMPTNRGWPALERRAVDLDAPPPAMQKKEHDERDAWESFRRQYFPDEPDAVPPALAWTVTASAPSGDSVRFDFEGRVTTDTAQRDAEAPDETYLAGLHHHGQEQNVPGYTLEELLHLARSSVASQRVLALQVLQRICTAPSSPSADRVLTADGSAMRGRIVLSAVWLLHDRHKSVRTAAGQCLDAACKALSVVPHDVFVAAAMPTSADAELDMLWHDAAWTPYARAPHFHAQDASHLELAQRHWPHALRQSHVLRALDMWLEDHAADTIVSLLHALVMHDATSAKDLVQYPRLLHVVVQLGATKRPWPLVDAPYPSCEALLVLWRVIQSDRRTAQSLWEQGAVDPLLRYVLMPPCDSTSSSPDAREHEQALLYLTLRILTSLGRYGVGSTSVREVAPAIPRLAQWSISAASALPMNDAAWHTIRALYEMLEVWTRAAHKGSHHGDLGLNEPIVHAWAPYPQALLERLPPTPLSPVCLSAYGAAILHLAAWTQSASQWRHQARVQVTVSERLVQEVSTQVTRVSSLLTTAQVREVRRASSDLAYIASVLGGLVRLAPSASLDTWCERVLDLPLGVMATPAVRADGLSMPQLLHVLAMCSCSAAPAVQVRLLSWLPPCEVAYAERCLESLVRALDASAWTVLMPFFRDALRYDQRPPSMIEAEAHAETLCMPHVLPPQDVSDPQTGATLRSSPVSGLPLRRDWPLLVLDDLLHSSDARALNAPDALPASWDFTEMDMVRAALQLAVPIASLRAAPSAFWWLGIYKVFLLEQAAPATDEASGAVTGRDLYMDATVAHALRALMDKADDMSHSAEPTLEEATSVTHAGSMPFYQVYTDLMGLYDAVSMHHPLFARALIPPLAMVYAPDYRRLLWNDYAALLRGITIDTHDVPVVRGQRLEAYLWPCESDEIVLVRYVDALVQRLVTPAQPFLYAVALHHISAAFWSAHEDGWGDVSIPPALAQSMARRVFTAEAGNHVLTYAPHDAHVYSPDTRQAMRAQWLDTK is encoded by the coding sequence ATGTCGCATCACGAGCAGATCCGGCCGCGTGTGGCCGACATGCGCGATATGGACGGCGACCAGCCGTGGGTCGACTGGCCTCCTGCGGCGCGAGCTGTGCGCACGAAGCCACCCGCGGTGAGTCGTCCGGGCGAGACCCCTCGTGAAGAGGCAGCTGCGCCCCGCCCCATCATGGGGGAGAtccgcgagcgcgactcgTCCAGTGGCCATTCGCATCCCGCGCCTCCAGGTAAACGTATCTCGGCGTTTCGCCGATCGCGCATGGAgcgtgcagcagcgcctcacACGCCTCAGGTAGCGCACCCCGTGCCGCCATGCCCCCGCGACCCTTCGCGCGATCctggcggtggcgctgcgccagagGCCATGACCTCTTTGCTGCAGGATATCAGCCACGAAAacgaggagcgcatcgcatccATGAGCTACGAGACGCGAGCTGAAgagctgcgcgatgccgaaGCGTTCTTCGGCCAAGATACCCTCGCGAAactcgccgagcgcatggagcaGTCCATGCCGACGAATCGCGGATGGCCTGCgctggagcgccgcgctgtcgacctggatgcgccgccacctgctATGCAGAAAAAagagcacgacgagcgtgATGCATGGGAATCGTTCCGTCGGCAATACTTCCCCGACGAGCccgacgccgtgccgccggcgctcgcATGGACCGTCAcggcatcggcgccgtccGGTGACAGTGTGCGCTTTGATTTCGAGGGACGTGTCACGACagacacggcgcagcgcgatgccgaggcacCTGATGAGACGTACCTCGCGGGTCTGCACCACCATGGCCAAGAGCAAAATGTGCCTGGCTACACCCTGGAGGAGCTGTTGCATctcgcgcgcagctccgTCGCATCGCAACGCGTGCTGGCTCTTCAAGTCTTGCAGCGCATTTGCACAGCACCGTCTTCGCCCTCAGCTGATCGCGTACTCACCGCGGACGGCTCGGCGATGCGAGGACGCATTGTGCTCAGTGCTGTGTGGCTCCTGCATGATCGGCACAAGAGTGTGCGCACAGCGGCTGGTCAGTGTCTTGATGCCGCATGCAAGGCGCTCAGCGTCGTGCCTCACGACGTGTTTGTCGCGGCGGCTatgccgacgagcgcggacgccgagctcgacatgctctggcacgacgcggcatggacgccgtacgctcgcgcgcctcacTTTCATGCCCAGGACGCCTCGCATCTCGAACTCGCACAGCGCCACTGGCcccatgcgctgcgccaatCGCATGTTCTTCGTGCGCTTGACATGTGGCTCGAAGATCATGCGGCCGACACGATCGTGTCCCTCCTGCACGCCCTCGTCATGCACGATGCGACAAGCGCCAAGGACCTCGTACAGTATCCCCGACTgctgcatgtcgtcgtgcagctgggTGCGACGAAGCGTCCTTGGCCCCTCGTCGACGCGCCCTACCCGTCGTGCGAGGCCTTGCTGGTGCTATGGCGCGTGATCCAATCAGACCGTCGCACAGCGCAGTCACTTTGGGAGCAAGGCGCCGTGGATCCCCTGCTGCGCTACGTGCTGATGCCACCGTGCGACAGCACTTCGTCGTcgcccgacgcgcgcgagcatGAGCAGGCTCTCCTCTACTTGACCCTGCGCATTCTCACATCGCTCGGCCGCTATGGCGTAGGAAGCACGAGCGTGCGTGAAGTCGCCCCTGCCATACCACGCCTCGCTCAGTGGTCCATCTCTGCTGCCTCAGCACTCCCTATGAACGATGCCGCATGGCACACGATCCGAGCATTGTACGAAATGCTCGAGGTATggacgcgcgctgcgcacaaAGGCTCACACCACGGTGACTTGGGCCTGAATGAGCCCATCGTTCACGCCTGGGCTCCATACCCACAGGCCTTGTTAGAGCGCCTGCCTCCCACCCCCCTGTCGCCTGTGTGCCTCAGCGCGTACGGCGCAGCCATCTTGCACCTCGCTGCATGGACGCAGAGCGCCTCACAGTGGCGTCATCAAGCTCGCGTGCAGGTGACCGTGTCAGAGCGCCTGGTCCAGGAAGTGTCCACGCAAGTGACGCGCGTGTCCTCTCTGCTGACGACGGCACAGGTACGCgaggtgcgccgcgcttctTCTGACCTTGCCTACATCGCGTCCGTGCTCGGCGGTCTCGTGCGACTGGCCCCCAGCGCGTCTCTCGACACATGGTGCGAACGAGTCCTCGATCTGCCTCTCGGGGTCATGGCCACACCGGCTGTCCGTGCCGACGGTCTCTCCATGCCTCAACTCCTGCATGTCCTCGCGATGtgctcctgcagcgcggctCCCGCTGTCCAAGTCCGCCTTCTCTCCTGGCTTCCTCCGTGCGAAGTGGCGTACGCCGAACGCTGCCTTGAAAGCCTCGTGCGTGCCCTGGACGCTTCTGCCTGGACCGTGCTTATGCCATTCTTCCGCGATGCCCTTCGTTACGACCAGCGACCTCCGTCCATGATCGAagccgaggcgcacgctGAGACCCTCTGCATGCCCCACGTGCTTCCACCGCAAGACGTGTCGGATCCACAGACgggcgcgacgctgcgatCGAGCCCCGTATCGGGCCTGCCACTCCGTCGCGACTGGCCCCTGTTGGTGCTGGATGACCTCTTACACAGCAGCGATGCACGTGCCTTGAATGCACCCGATGCTCTGCCGGCGTCCTGGGACTTTACAGAAATGGACATGGTACGTGCTGCTCTGCAACTGGCCGTGCCCATCGCGTCGCTACGTGCCGCGCCAAGCGCATTTTGGTGGCTGGGTATCTACAAAGTGTTTTTGTTGGAACAGGCAGCGCCTGCGACAGACGAGGCGTCCGGCGCCGTAACAGGACGCGACTTGTACATGGATGCCACGGTggctcatgcgctgcgGGCGCTCATGGACAAGGCAGACGACATGAGTCACAGCGCCGAGCCCACACTGGAGGAGGCCACGTCCGTCACGCATGCAGGCAGCATGCCTTTTTACCAGGTGTACACCGACCTCATGGGACTCTACGACGCCGTGTCCATGCACCATCCGTTGTTCGCACGTGCCTTGATTCCGCCCTTGGCGATGGTATATGCACCAGACTACCGCCGGCTGCTGTGGAACGACTATGCGGCCCTGCTGCGTGGCATTACCATCGATACACACGACGTGCCCGTCGTGCGTGGTCAGCGCCTGGAGGCGTACTTGTGGCCGTGCGAGTCTGATGAGATCGTGCTGGTTCGGTACGTCGACGCATTGGTTCAGCGCCTCGTGACTCCCGCACAGCCCTTCCTGTACGCTGTTGCCTTACACCACATAAGCGCTGCATTCTGGAGCGCCCACGAAGACGGCTGGGGCGATGTCAGCATACCGCCCGCTTTGGCACAGTCcatggcacgtcgcgtCTTCACCGCCGAAGCCGGCAACCACGTCTTGACATATGCGCCTCACGATGCACACGTCTACTCGCCAGATACGCGCCAGGCCATGCGTGCCCAGTGGCTCGACACTAAGTAG
- a CDS encoding trafficking protein particle complex subunit 10: MASATEAAVPVTYASNATSQASAQLAHVIPLLAEQMPLRNLHWRPSSSMQTLKPVTKPGGPSTVPALRTILHLPVDLVPLASHVPNSSSVPVLKRLPMVHLFFVVCDDSDVYRAQVRNEIRHWLATIRQHSPTDFDDVPVDERASAGLLPPEHLIVLVPSAPVGTFATSSSSGTSKGGMGRFYTMNKGTVLEKLRADFNSNTKEHVVALSKLPTSSKDNDPAIWIDLMARIKECTLASVGRLMELQDRMVSLYDTTKYAVHWSLSGSMLRREQMVQTLEGLGLVPDALHVYDTIEQLLSYALASGRTRFTMGGTEVGDDSTMLLGPLRKPYMTLMAQNKLSLFDMHCYLYARRSLLLAAMGHIVPVMQHTLAFIATVTGMMRPHRHLLARGFLESWSFSVALDAVEQCQRWFRELYGDSPDAVAERGFHAATAELLEVGVRQLVRLGVQVGHVPREEPFNFIESGAVSLFSPELRISRSEMAASLSDELVFDQHLRHVMHRTLQAASLCEQTARTLRIKYLWAHWLMHRGAMTSARALWDELLAAPSLVHTSSYMYGAVHAARLACIEAQNEAHGDAWIQALTDAIQARCERRVQPMPALDEMKLLSMLVTAAEAQDRDATLVGYNGLGVHVCSDHAHRDGDAVYVDVEVRSLLPTALAVDSVHIWLANYRQTQLACSSGACTLEPGVNRLRLVCSASAVGSFHLQATQVRIQRIMLESITQSAPTVSTLSEAQQQEYMRPRVCIAADGEALYIDLRAPRETRLEARRSVWLHMESGRSALDSASMVLRPCGDVSLDDEAAPTIVRAPPETQVSRAPTGSLVLQRLPAHSTCVVSLPIKHAPRAVAAVQVYASCQYCSRTQHGTFHKTLHAPLSLPFSINIQDHFRLDTLLSKLALEAQGGMHVRVCAPQVSASSDSLVRVRVPEKAVPLPLGPRETATYLLHFEQTQPHRHRSVDTTFTLTITYRTAADEAQGLALYVLATHLADSAPAWAEGDQALLERALCACVSDATFSPLTFDATYWHHVLHRWGWRHDSERARQVLQLVQRVLADLADPSLDAMQLPSEPDAAPPRPVQPRAWAASRACLAWRILTLPLDVPFVDTVNAVRIRPPVASHVALGEPMRVTFDTTVSFAWAKEHADDHEPLLLQYHILGDYDNWLVWGTKKGTWSIESRTQHSHYTIQATLVPVRPGWLLFPRLRITPIGPAMRPFRCETYMRHAGQGIHVVAPPQPETYWVDLRPSESLP, from the coding sequence atggcgtcggcgacggAAGCCGCGGTGCCTGTGACGTATGCGTCGAATGCGACGTCACAAGCgtcggcgcagctggctcaTGTGATACCTTTATTGGCCGAGCAGATGCCGCTGCGCAACTTGCACTGGCGCCCATCGTCCTCGatgcagacgctcaagcCAGTCACCAAGCCTGGTGGGCCCAGCACCGtgcctgcgctgcgcaccaTACTGCACTTACCTGTGGATCTTGTGCCGCTCGCATCGCACGTACCTaacagcagcagcgtgcctgtgctgaAGCGTCTGCCGATGGTGCATCTGTTCTTTGTGGTGTGTGATGACAGTGACGTGTATCGCGCACAGGTGCGCAACGAGATCCGGCATTGGCTCGCCACGATCCGGCAGCATAGTCCTACCGACTTTGACGATGTACCTGTGGATgagcgcgcgtcggcgggCCTACTGCCGCCCGAGCACCTCATTGTGCTAGTTCCTTCGGCGCCTGTGGGCACGTTTGCCacgtcgagctcgagcggcacgagcaagGGGGGGATGGGCCGTTTTTATACCATGAACAAAGGCACGGTGCTAGaaaagctgcgcgccgATTTTAATTCGAATACAAAGGAGCATGTCGTTGCTCTGTCCAAGCTGCCGACCAGTAGTAAGGACAATGACCCGGCCATTTGGATCGATCTGATGGCGCGCATCAAAGAATGCACGCTCGCATCCGTGGGGCGCCTCATGGAGCTGCAAGACCGCATGGTGAGTCTGTACGATACGACTAAGTATGCTGTGCATTGGTCGCTGAGTGGCTCCATGCTGCGCCGGGAGCAGATGGTTCAAACGCTCGAAGGTCTGGGCCTCGTGccggatgcgctgcatgtctacgacacgatcgagcagctgctgtcGTATGCACTCGCATCTGGACGTACTCGCTTTACCATGGGCGGTACCGAGGTGGGTGATGACAGCACTATGCTCCTCGGCCCTCTTCGCAAGCCGTACATGACCCTTATGGCGCAGAACAAGCTGTCTTTATTTGATATGCACTGCTACTTGTATGCACGGAGGtctcttcttcttgcggCCATGGGACATATTGTGCCTGTGATGCAGCATACACTTGCGTTTATCGCGACGGTCACCGGTATGATGCGTCCGCACCGTCATCTTTTAGCGCGAGGCTTTCTCGAGTCGTGGTCTTTTTCTGTGGCGCTTGATGCCGTCGAGCAGTGCCAGCGCTGGTTCCGTGAGCTGTACGGCGACTCCCCCGATGCCGTGGCCGAGCGAGGTTTCCATGCTGCGACGgccgagctcctcgaggTGGGCGTTCGTCAACTCGTTCGTCTCGGCGTGCAGGTgggccatgtgccgcgGGAAGAGCCCTTCAACTTTATCGAGTCGGGCGCTGTGTCGCTCTTTTCGCCAGAGCTGCGGATTTCGAGGTCGGAGATGGCTGCGTCGTTGAGCGATGAGCTCGTGTTCGATCAGCATTTGCGCCATGTCATGCACCGAACGCTGCAGGCAGCGTCGCTGTGTGAACAGAcggcacgcacgctgcgtATCAAGTATCTTTGGGCGCATTGGCTCATGCATCGTGGTGCGATGACGTCTGCTCGTGCGCTGTGGGACGAATTGCTCGCGGCGCCATCGCTTGTGCACACATCCTCGTACATGTAtggcgctgtgcatgctgctcgaCTGGCCTGTATCGAGGCGCAAAACGAAGCGCATGGTGATGCTTGGATTCAGGCTCTGACCGATGCGATCCAGGCACGCtgcgagcgccgcgtccagcCCATGCCGGCTCTGGACGAAATGAAGCTCCTGTCGATGCTCGTGACGGCCGCTGAGGCCCAGGACCGCGATGCGACGCTGGTGGGCTACAACGGCCTTGGCGTGCATGTGTGCAGTGATCACGCGCACCGGGATGGCGACGCTGTgtacgtcgacgtcgaagTCCGATCGTTGCTGCCCACGGCTCTCGCCGTGGATAGCGTCCACATTTGGCTGGCCAACTACCGACAGACGCAGCTAGCATGCAGCTCAGGGGCGTGTACACTGGAGCCTGGTGTGAatcgcctgcgcctcgtaTGCTCTGCCAGTGCGGTGGGATCGTTTCATTTGCAGGCTACCCAGgtgcgcatccagcgcatcatgctcGAGAGTATCACACAGAGTGCTCCGACTGTCTCGACGCTCtcggaggcgcagcagcaagagTACATGCGCCCTCGCGTATGTATCGCAGCCGACGGCGAGGCCTTGTACATCGACTTGCGCGCGCCTAGGGAGACGCggctcgaggcgcggcgaAGTGTATGGCTGCACATGGAGAGTGGGCGCAGTGCGTTGGACAGTGCGAGTATGGTCCTGCGCCCCTGTGGCGACGTGAGCCTggatgacgaggcggcgcccaccatcgtgcgcgcgccgcccgagACGCAAGTGTCGCGTGCGCCGACGGGGAGCCTGGTCCTGCAGCGGCTCCCCGCCCACTCGACGTGCGTTGTGTCGCTGCCCATCAAGCATGCTCCCCGGGCCGTCGCAGCCGTGCAAGTCTACGCTTCGTGTCAGTACTGCAGTCGCACACAGCACGGCACGTTCCACAAGACGCTGCATGCGCCTTTATCGCTCCCCTTCAGCATCAATATCCAGGACCATTTCCGACTCGACACGCTTCTCTCGAAACTTGCGTTGGAGGCTCAAGGTGGCATGCACGTGCGTGTCTGTGCGCCGCAAGtgagcgccagcagcgactcgctcgtgcgtgtgaGGGTGCCGGAGAAagccgtgccgctgcctcTCGGACCTCGTGAAACGGCGACGTACCTTCTTCACTTTGAGCAAACACAGCCGCATCGGCACCGCTCGGTGGACACGACGTTTACCCTAACCATCACGTACCGGACCGCTGCGGACGAAGCGCAGGGCCTGGCTCTCTACGTACTGGCCACTCACCTGGCCGACTCGGCGCCCGCCTGGGCCGAGGGCGATCAGGCGCTCCTGGAGCGAGCGCTGTGTGCGTGTGTGTCGGATGCCACATTCAGCCCGCTCACGTTCGATGCCACGTACTGGCACCATGTGCTCCATCGCTGGGGCTGGCGACATGAtagcgagcgcgcgcgccaagtgctgcagctggtgcagcGTGTCTTGGCCGATCTGGCCGACCCCTCGTTGGATGCGATGCAGCTCCCGTCCGAGCCGGATGCAGCCCCACCGCGCCCTGTACAGCCACGCGCATGGGCTGCGAGCCGTGCATGCCTCGCCTGGCGCATACtgacgctgccgctggaTGTGCCCTTCGTCGATACCGTGAATGCCGTGCGGATTCGTCCGCCTGTCGCTTCGCACGTAGCACTGGGCGAACCGATGCGCGTCACGTTTGATACCACCGTTTCGTTTGCCTGGGCCAAAGAGCACGCTGACGACCATGAGCCACTGCTGCTGCAGTACCATATTCTCGGCGATTATGACAACTGGCTCGTTTGGGGCACCAAGAAAGGCACGTGGTCGATCGAGAGCAGGACGCAGCACAGTCATTATACCATCCAGGCGACGCTCGTGCCCGTGCGTCCCGGATGGCTCCTATTCCCGCGCTTGCGCATCACGCCGATCGGCCCAGCTATGCGCCCATTCCGCTGCGAGACGTacatgcgccatgccggCCAAGGCATCCATGTCGTGGCACCGCCGCAGCCAGAGACCTACTGGGTCGACTTGCGTCCCAGCGAGTCCCTTCCATAG
- a CDS encoding glutathione reductase (NADPH) produces MFQASFSATASSLRRATVLVGIIPRPTSRLQQIQQHVTSKFHSSAPFAMPPVTPPTSEHYDLLVIGGGSGGMGASRRAASYGKKVAVIEEAGKLGGTCVNVGCVPKKLMWHASDIQDKLKEAHEYGFTDAGRSFSVPSVDWHTLAEKRDAYIRRLNGIYDNNLQKDHVAYISGHGRLLGDGRVQVTPGVDGALKKEVTLSADHIVVATGGRPSIPSDDDIPGASLGTDSDGFFAWREQPKRVAVVGAGYIAVELAGVLHSLNSETHLLIRHDSFLRNFDPIISDTLMQYMGNTGLHVHKSTNVKRVEGERGGPLTLHLDTGDTLEVDALVWAIGRYPNTNNLGLKEAGVETDKGGNIVVDKYQNTSAKGVYAVGDIQGKALLTPVAIAAGRRLSNRLFGGPKFHDDHLDYDNIPTAIFSHPAAGTVGLSEPEARQKYEGQKITIYRTRFTPMYYGLLSKKGPAAYKIVCVGEEEKVVGVHMVGMGSDESIQTVGIAVKMGATKRDFDNTVAVHPTSAEELVTTYVPVQD; encoded by the coding sequence ATGTTCCAGGCATCTTTTAGCGCCACAGCTTCGTCGTTACGTCGGGCTACTGTACTTGTGGGCATCATACCAAGACCCACATCTCGTCTTCAGCAAATTCAACAACACGTAACGAGCAAGTTTCATTCGAGCGCGCCTTTCGCCATGCCTCCTGTTACACCTCCAACGTCAGAGCACTATGATCTCTTGGTGATCGGTGGCGGATCCGGCGGTATGGGAGCAAGTCGCCGCGCCGCTAGTTACGGCAAGAAAGTCGCTGTGATTGAGGAAGCCGGCAAGCTCGGCGGCACTTGTGTGAACGTGGGCTGCGTCCCCAAGAAACTCATGTGGCACGCTTCAGACATCCAAGACAAACTCAAGGAGGCCCACGAGTACGGCTTCACAGACGCTGGTCGCTCCTTCTCTGTGCCCAGCGTCGACTGGCATACGCTGGCTGAAAAGCGCGATGCATACATCCGACGTCTAAATGGCATTTACGACAACAACCTTCAGAAGGATCACGTCGCTTACATCTCAGGTCACGGCCGTCTCTTGGGCGACGGTCGCGTTCAAGTGACGCCAGGTGTTGATGGTGCGTTGAAGAAAGAAGTCACGCTTTCTGCCGACCATATCGTCGTGGCTACGGGCGGCCGTCCTTCGATCCCGAGCGATGACGACATTCCCGGCGCGAGCCTTGGTACCGATTCAGACGGCTTCTTTGCATGGCGCGAGCAGCCCAAGCGTGTGGCTGTAGTCGGTGCTGGCTACATCGCCGTCGAATTGGCCGGTGTGCTCCATTCACTCAACTCAGAGACGCACCTCCTGATCCGCCACGACTCGTTCTTGCGCAACTTTGACCCCATCATCTCCGACACACTCATGCAGTACATGGGCAACACCGGCCTGCATGTACACAAAAGCACCAATGTGAAGCGCGTAGAGGGCGAGCGTGGTGGTCCACTCACCCTGCATCTCGACACGGGCGACACGCTGGAGGTGGATGCGCTGGTTTGGGCTATCGGTCGATACCCCAACACCAACAATCTCGGACTGAAGGAGGCCGGTGTTGAGACAGACAAGGGTGGAAACATTGTGGTGGACAAGTACCAAAACACCTCGGCGAAGGGTGTATACGCTGTGGGAGACATTCAAGGCAAGGCCCTTCTCACGCCTGTGGCTATCGCTGCCGGTCGCCGCTTGTCGAACCGCCTGTTCGGTGGACCCAAGTTCCATGATGATCACCTCGACTACGACAACATCCCCACTGCCATCTTCAGTCATCCGGCTGCAGGAACGGTTGGCCTCTCCGAGCCTGAAGCGCGTCAGAAATACGAAGGCCAAAAGATCACGATTTACCGCACCCGCTTCACGCCCATGTACTATGGTCTGCTCTCCAAGAAGGGACCTGCCGCATACAAGATTGTTTGTGTGGGCGAGGAAGAAAAGGTCGTCGGTGTGCACATGGTCGGTATGGGTTCAGATGAATCGATCCAAACCGTGGGCATTGCCGTCAAGATGGGTGCCACCAAGCGGGACTTTGACAACACCGTGGCTGTGCACCCAACGAGTGCAGAAGAACTCGTCACAACCTATGTCCCTGTACAAGATTAA
- a CDS encoding transcription initiation factor TFIID subunit 13, with product MPPSTPYKSYGQARSTPYDDAHRGNMESELSRQDVLARGRRPFQQPGLFHKDLRLLMYAYGDVPNPAPESVAVLEEMTVDFLTDLCLRAEPSVYALGLTQSHLAASATDMNNGEPASSTALRGHPSAIQTYRQRAKMEDFKHALRNDRKKLGRLEQLLYADKMVQEARRIGGVEDVAASAGALGHGDGKGPT from the coding sequence ATGCCGCCCAGTACGCCGTACAAGTCGTATGGCcaggcgcgctcgacgccgtacgatgacgcgcatcgaggaAACATGGAGTCCGAACTGTCGCGTCAGGATGTACTAGCGCGAGGTCGTCGACCATTTCAGCAGCCTGGTCTATTCCACAAGGACTTGCGATTGCTTATGTATGCGtacggcgacgtgccgaaTCCTGCGCCGGAGAGCGTCGCTGTGCTGGAGGAAATGACGGTCGATTTCCTGACTGATTTGTGTTTGCGTGCTGAGCCCAGTGTGTATGCTTTAGGTCTTACGCAGTCGCATCTGGCGGCTTCGGCGACTGATATGAATAATGGCGAGCCAGCGTCGTCTACGGCATTGCGTGGACACCCATCAGCTATACAGACGTACCGCCAGCGCGCCAAGATGGAGGATTTTAAGCATGCACTTCGCAATGACCGCAAAAAGCTTGGgcgtctcgagcagctcttgtATGCCGACAAAATGGTGCAAGAAGCGCGTCGTATTGGCGGTGTCGAGGACGTGGCGGCGAGTGCTGGGGCTCTTGGGCACGGGGATGGCAAGGGACCTACTTAG
- a CDS encoding 20S proteasome subunit alpha 5 produces MFLTRSEYDRGVNTFSPEGRLFQVEYALEAIKLGSTTVGIATREGAVLGVEKRVQSSLLESSSIEKIMEIDSHLGAAMSGLTADARTMIDHARVTSQNHRFVYDEEIKVESVAQAVCDLALRFGENTEDDDALMSRPFGVALLIIGIDENGPQLFHADPSGTYVRYDAKAIGSGSEGAQGELQEKYAKDMSLHDASLLTLRVLKQVMEEKLDENNIQLAQVTPATSKDGRPTGVFQLLDKAQLKALVDAM; encoded by the coding sequence atgTTTCTTACGAGGTCCGAGTATGATCGTGGTGTAAATACCTTTTCGCCTGAGGGTCGTTTGTTCCAGGTCGAGTACGCACTGGAGGCTATCAAGCTGGGATCTACGACGGTCGGTATCGCAACGCGGGAGGGTGCCGTGCTCGGTGTCGAGAAGCGTGTCCAGTCCTCGCTGCTGGAGAGCAGCTCGATCGAAAAAATCATGGAGATCGACTCGCACCTTGGTGCAGCTATGAGTGGTCTGACGGCCGATGCGCGGACCATGATTGACCATGCGCGGGTCACGAGTCAAAACCACCGATTCGTGTACGACGAAGAAATCAAGGTCGAGAGTGTGGCCCAAGCCGTGTGTGATTTAGCACTGCGTTTCGGCGAAAACACGGAGGATGACGATGCCCTCATGAGTCGTCCCTTTGGTGTGGCGCTCCTCATTATCGGCATAGACGAAAACGGCCCGCAGCTATTCCACGCAGATCCGTCCGGCACATACGTGCGCTACGACGCCAAGGCTATTGGAAGTGGCTCGGAGGGTGCGCAAGGCGAATTGCAGGAAAAATATGCCAAAGACATGTCCCTGCACGATGCATCCCTACTCACGCTGCGCGTGCTGAAACAGGTGATGGAGGAGAAGCTCGACGAAAACAATATCCAACTGGCGCAGGTCACGCCAGCCACATCCAAGGACGGACGCCCCACGGGTGTGTTCCAGCTCCTCGacaaggcgcagctcaaggcgctcgtggacgcCATGTAG